Proteins found in one Pontibacter sp. SGAir0037 genomic segment:
- a CDS encoding MerR family transcriptional regulator, which translates to MPYKDKEIVKQYYTIGEVAAIFEVAPSLIRFWETEFEQLKPKKSKKGNRQYTPKDIEELRTVYHLVKERGYTIQGAKEVLKNKSVQTKDKIEIIHSLEKVKSFLIGIKEQLNTKA; encoded by the coding sequence ATGCCGTATAAAGATAAAGAAATCGTAAAGCAGTATTATACTATAGGTGAAGTAGCCGCCATTTTTGAAGTTGCTCCTTCGCTTATCCGCTTCTGGGAAACCGAGTTTGAGCAGTTAAAGCCTAAAAAAAGCAAGAAAGGCAACCGCCAGTATACACCTAAAGATATTGAAGAGCTTCGCACGGTGTATCATCTTGTAAAAGAACGCGGGTATACTATTCAGGGTGCAAAAGAAGTCCTAAAAAACAAGTCGGTGCAGACAAAAGACAAAATTGAGATCATTCATTCTCTGGAGAAAGTAAAGTCTTTTCTGATCGGAATTAAGGAACAGTTGAATACAAAAGCCTGA
- the dprA gene encoding DNA-processing protein DprA has product MLDEQTQYEIALTLLPNIGDITVRMLVSYCGSAKAVFQAPKEKLLKIPGIGDKTATGLLNGKTEALRRAEGIIKQAQELHVKTLFYTHPDFPERLKAIPDAPVLLYLRGNANLNTRRMISIVGTRNATSYGQAVTERIVEELKPYGVSIVSGLAYGIDIYAHRAALQAGLHTIGVMATGADTVYPAAHKKYAERMLTQGGVLTENTFGTKPDAPRFPERNRIIAGLGDCTIVVEGAIKGGALITADIAHSYDREVMAVPGNITSSVSEGTNYLIKTLKAVAYTSVQDLVELLNWDLEDSGVYKPARAASAAFDPADYNADEVKVLNQLLQSKEELIDNLSWKTQIPVNQLSSILLSLEFKGVVRQMPGKKFMLTL; this is encoded by the coding sequence ATGCTAGATGAACAGACGCAATACGAAATAGCTTTAACCTTATTACCCAATATCGGCGACATTACCGTGCGGATGCTGGTAAGTTACTGTGGTTCTGCAAAAGCGGTTTTTCAAGCACCCAAAGAAAAGCTGTTGAAGATACCCGGTATCGGCGACAAAACAGCTACGGGTTTATTGAACGGTAAGACGGAAGCATTGCGCAGAGCTGAGGGTATTATAAAGCAGGCACAGGAACTGCATGTTAAAACGCTGTTTTATACGCATCCCGATTTTCCTGAGCGGCTGAAAGCCATTCCCGATGCACCTGTGCTGTTGTACCTGCGCGGAAATGCCAACCTGAATACCCGCCGCATGATCAGCATTGTAGGCACCCGCAATGCCACCAGCTATGGCCAGGCAGTAACAGAACGCATCGTAGAAGAACTGAAGCCTTATGGGGTTTCTATTGTTAGCGGACTGGCGTACGGGATTGATATTTATGCCCATAGGGCTGCTTTACAGGCTGGTTTGCATACTATTGGTGTTATGGCTACAGGAGCCGATACGGTTTACCCTGCCGCTCATAAAAAATATGCCGAGCGCATGCTTACACAAGGCGGCGTACTCACAGAAAACACGTTCGGCACTAAGCCCGACGCTCCCCGCTTTCCGGAACGGAACCGTATTATTGCAGGCTTAGGCGATTGTACCATTGTGGTAGAAGGCGCAATTAAAGGCGGCGCCTTAATCACAGCCGATATTGCACATAGTTACGATCGTGAGGTAATGGCTGTGCCGGGAAATATCACCTCTTCGGTTTCCGAAGGTACAAACTATCTTATCAAAACGCTAAAAGCCGTCGCCTATACCTCTGTGCAGGACCTGGTGGAGCTGCTTAACTGGGATCTGGAGGACAGTGGCGTTTATAAGCCTGCGCGTGCCGCTTCGGCAGCTTTCGATCCGGCCGATTATAATGCAGATGAGGTAAAGGTGTTGAACCAGCTTTTGCAGAGCAAAGAGGAACTGATAGATAACCTGAGCTGGAAAACCCAAATACCTGTCAACCAGCTATCTTCTATCCTGCTTAGCCTTGAATTTAAAGGAGTGGTAAGACAGATGCCAGGTAAAAAGTTTATGCTCACGCTGTAG
- a CDS encoding aminotransferase class IV, giving the protein MHILFNGQLMAAEELRLSLSNRAFQYNDGFFETMIVKDGVIRFWQDHVERIQEATKVLRLQLPVEFTSINLLENNLLRLAETHNAFANGRLKLKVWRGGAGLFTPETNAAEWLATVQATVPAKAVPVHMGVCQTVHTSYSPFSSFKGPHALLYVLAGTEKKETAFDDLLLLSCDGSMAELISSNLFWYWNNTLYTPALETGCVNGILRRNIIRYCKGEGIAVQEVKMKLNDLPANATVFAGNVTGIKLIHKLNNKDLTVSCTFVDKLQADLKLR; this is encoded by the coding sequence ATGCATATCCTTTTTAATGGGCAATTGATGGCTGCCGAAGAACTCCGGCTTTCCCTTTCCAACAGAGCTTTTCAATACAATGACGGCTTCTTTGAAACCATGATAGTAAAAGATGGTGTCATCCGGTTCTGGCAGGATCATGTTGAACGGATACAGGAGGCCACAAAGGTGCTAAGGCTTCAACTTCCGGTAGAATTTACTTCTATCAATCTATTAGAAAATAATTTGTTACGATTGGCCGAAACCCACAATGCCTTCGCAAACGGTCGCCTTAAACTAAAGGTATGGCGAGGAGGCGCAGGACTTTTTACACCAGAAACAAATGCTGCAGAATGGCTGGCGACAGTACAGGCAACGGTTCCGGCAAAAGCAGTTCCGGTGCACATGGGAGTTTGCCAGACAGTTCATACCAGCTACTCTCCTTTTTCTTCTTTTAAAGGACCTCATGCACTGTTATATGTACTGGCAGGTACAGAAAAAAAAGAAACAGCTTTCGACGATCTGCTTCTCTTAAGCTGTGACGGCTCTATGGCAGAGCTAATTTCTTCGAATTTGTTCTGGTATTGGAACAACACCCTTTATACTCCTGCGCTGGAAACCGGCTGTGTGAACGGTATTCTGCGTAGAAACATCATCAGGTACTGTAAAGGTGAAGGCATAGCGGTACAAGAAGTAAAAATGAAACTTAATGATTTGCCGGCTAATGCAACTGTATTTGCCGGGAATGTGACAGGTATTAAATTGATTCACAAGCTGAACAATAAGGACTTGACTGTCTCCTGTACCTTTGTAGACAAGCTACAAGCCGACTTAAAACTAAGATGA
- a CDS encoding carbon starvation protein A — protein MISFFLSIVALVLGYFLYSKFIEKVFGVDPTRKTPALTMNDGVDYVPMPQWKIFLIQFLNIAGLGPIFGAVAGAMWGPSAFLWIVLGSVFAGGVHDYFSGMLSLRHKGESITETTGRYLGSGMKQVMRVFTIILMIMLGAVFIMGPAKILDGMTGGIGGGVTMWVWIIFVYYILSTVLPIDKIIGKFYPVFGVALLFMAIGIMVVMVAQGLPIPELTMDHLSNMHHSPEKFPLFPMLFVTVACGAISGFHSSQSPMMARCMTNEKQGRSIFYGAMITEGVVALIWAAISMSFFGGVGELNDVLVAQQGNAAYVVSVISNSLLGKIGGILALLGVVAAPITSGDTAFRSARLIVADFTKSKQSSIRNRLLISFPLFVAGYALTLVDFGIVWRYFAWTNQTLATVVLWMITAYLIQERKAFWVTLVPAVFMSAVVTSYILVAPEGFSLSTNISYAVGIAVALMLLVVTLVKINKKEEPELEAVK, from the coding sequence ATGATTTCATTCTTCTTATCTATAGTTGCCCTGGTACTTGGGTATTTTTTATACTCAAAATTCATTGAGAAAGTGTTTGGCGTTGATCCGACACGAAAAACGCCTGCGCTGACTATGAACGACGGCGTAGACTATGTGCCAATGCCTCAATGGAAAATCTTTCTGATCCAGTTTCTGAATATTGCCGGCCTCGGTCCTATTTTCGGAGCGGTAGCAGGTGCCATGTGGGGGCCGTCCGCCTTTCTCTGGATTGTGCTGGGTTCCGTTTTCGCAGGGGGTGTGCACGACTATTTTTCAGGTATGCTTTCGCTCCGGCACAAGGGAGAAAGTATAACTGAAACAACAGGCCGCTACCTGGGTTCAGGCATGAAACAGGTGATGCGCGTTTTTACCATCATCCTGATGATCATGCTTGGTGCCGTGTTCATTATGGGACCAGCCAAGATATTGGACGGTATGACAGGCGGTATTGGCGGAGGTGTGACCATGTGGGTCTGGATAATCTTTGTTTACTATATCCTTTCCACGGTACTGCCAATCGATAAGATCATTGGTAAGTTTTATCCTGTTTTTGGTGTAGCCCTGCTTTTTATGGCCATTGGCATCATGGTGGTGATGGTGGCACAGGGGTTGCCTATTCCGGAGCTAACCATGGATCATCTTTCCAATATGCACCATAGTCCTGAAAAATTCCCGTTGTTCCCGATGCTTTTTGTGACGGTAGCCTGTGGAGCCATCTCAGGATTCCATTCTTCACAGTCGCCTATGATGGCGCGCTGCATGACAAATGAAAAGCAAGGTAGAAGCATCTTCTATGGCGCTATGATAACAGAAGGCGTGGTTGCTTTAATCTGGGCAGCCATTAGCATGAGCTTCTTTGGCGGAGTTGGCGAACTGAACGATGTGCTGGTAGCGCAACAGGGAAATGCCGCCTATGTGGTGAGTGTCATTTCAAATTCGTTGCTGGGAAAGATTGGTGGCATTCTGGCACTGCTGGGAGTAGTGGCAGCGCCTATCACCTCAGGCGATACCGCGTTTCGAAGTGCGCGTTTAATAGTGGCAGACTTTACAAAATCGAAGCAGAGCTCGATCAGGAACAGGCTCTTGATAAGTTTTCCTTTGTTTGTAGCAGGTTATGCCCTGACGCTGGTAGATTTCGGAATAGTATGGCGTTATTTTGCCTGGACAAACCAAACATTGGCTACCGTGGTGCTATGGATGATTACAGCATACCTGATTCAGGAAAGAAAAGCATTCTGGGTAACGCTGGTGCCGGCTGTCTTTATGAGTGCCGTGGTTACATCATACATCCTGGTTGCACCGGAAGGGTTTAGCCTCTCCACTAATATCTCTTATGCTGTTGGTATAGCCGTAGCGTTAATGCTACTGGTGGTAACGCTGGTAAAAATCAACAAAAAGGAAGAGCCCGAACTGGAGGCTGTAAAGTAA
- a CDS encoding carboxypeptidase-like regulatory domain-containing protein has translation MAEKIQIAIAKPCKENWQQMQPTQQDRYCAACEKVVVDFTSFTEKQLLDYFKHYEGQTCGRLRTDQLRLYKLNSPSSFIKFSGVKAALAAAIALFVPVTIASGKAHLSHFTPLHFDQTNKNLADHYTSQSDSLITIKGKVVESESKEPLPGVSITVKETDKGVLTNADGTFSLSYTSSSDMIILQTRYIGYENHEIKVLLNGNKTILLNDLFIKPDSNVLIGEVLIVHSNPASRLWWRIKNLFH, from the coding sequence ATGGCAGAGAAAATTCAGATAGCGATAGCTAAACCATGCAAGGAAAACTGGCAGCAGATGCAGCCAACACAGCAAGACAGATATTGCGCTGCCTGTGAAAAAGTGGTTGTGGATTTCACAAGTTTTACTGAAAAGCAGCTACTGGATTACTTCAAGCATTATGAGGGACAAACCTGCGGCAGGCTTCGGACGGACCAGCTAAGGCTTTACAAACTTAACTCGCCGTCTTCTTTCATCAAATTTTCCGGTGTAAAGGCAGCTTTGGCAGCGGCTATAGCTTTGTTTGTTCCTGTTACAATTGCTTCAGGTAAAGCTCACCTTTCGCATTTTACTCCATTGCATTTTGATCAGACAAACAAAAATTTAGCTGATCATTATACTTCCCAAAGTGATTCTTTGATAACTATAAAAGGAAAAGTAGTAGAAAGTGAAAGCAAAGAGCCTCTTCCTGGTGTATCAATCACAGTAAAAGAGACTGATAAAGGTGTATTGACAAATGCAGACGGAACTTTCAGTTTATCTTATACAAGTTCTTCAGATATGATCATTCTTCAAACACGATATATTGGTTATGAAAATCATGAAATAAAGGTGCTGCTGAACGGAAATAAAACAATTTTGTTAAATGATCTTTTCATAAAGCCGGACTCAAATGTTTTGATAGGTGAAGTACTAATTGTTCACTCTAACCCAGCCAGCAGGTTATGGTGGCGTATAAAAAACTTATTTCATTGA
- a CDS encoding ketopantoate reductase family protein translates to MQTDKPDTQIMQNKFRIAIIGIGGVGGFYGGKLAQKYAASEEHEIIFIARGEHKEKINSTGLLLDYAGDQETIKPDLVTDDLQSLGKLDLVLFSVKSYSLHTVAQALKSSITVQTYLLPLLNGVESIEYLSRLYPQSKLLWGCTYIISSVAAPGKVKVQGKLNRLVWGNPALATEELQTVKQVLDDAGIHNELYENIKDKVWEKFSFISPLATFTSYTNQPAGNILGQPELTEQLRTLIQELKAVADAKQIHLPADIVEKNIQLLQKFPKDTTSSMHRDYQNHNQTELENLTGYIVREGEKEGIATPFYKKIYEKLKES, encoded by the coding sequence ATGCAAACTGACAAACCAGACACCCAGATCATGCAAAACAAATTCAGAATAGCCATTATAGGGATTGGAGGAGTAGGCGGTTTTTATGGCGGTAAACTGGCGCAGAAATATGCTGCTTCAGAAGAACATGAAATCATATTTATTGCGCGAGGAGAGCACAAAGAGAAAATAAACTCAACAGGTTTATTGCTGGATTATGCAGGAGATCAAGAAACGATCAAGCCTGATCTGGTAACAGACGATCTGCAAAGTCTTGGAAAACTGGACCTGGTGCTTTTCTCCGTGAAAAGTTACAGCCTGCACACGGTAGCACAGGCATTAAAGTCAAGTATTACTGTCCAGACCTACCTTCTTCCGTTGCTGAACGGGGTAGAGAGCATCGAATATTTATCGCGCCTTTACCCGCAAAGTAAACTATTGTGGGGCTGCACCTACATTATCTCCAGTGTGGCGGCACCTGGCAAAGTAAAAGTTCAGGGAAAGTTAAACCGTCTGGTATGGGGAAATCCGGCATTAGCAACCGAAGAGTTGCAAACAGTAAAGCAGGTTCTGGATGACGCCGGCATTCATAACGAGCTGTATGAGAATATAAAAGACAAGGTTTGGGAAAAGTTTTCTTTTATTTCACCGTTGGCTACCTTTACCTCTTATACCAACCAGCCTGCCGGTAATATACTGGGGCAGCCGGAGCTTACAGAGCAGTTGCGCACCCTGATACAGGAACTGAAAGCAGTGGCAGATGCCAAACAGATTCATTTACCTGCAGATATTGTAGAAAAAAACATCCAGCTTTTACAGAAGTTTCCTAAAGACACCACGTCCTCTATGCACCGTGACTACCAGAACCACAACCAGACAGAGCTGGAAAACCTGACCGGGTACATCGTGCGAGAAGGAGAAAAAGAGGGCATTGCAACTCCATTCTACAAAAAAATCTACGAAAAGCTGAAAGAAAGCTAG
- a CDS encoding MFS transporter gives MKELAHNKTSEPSLSKLNLWVMAIATGVVVANLYYNQPLLGKISAEFGVTEAKAGAISMLTQIGYATGMLFIIPLGDMLRRKRLIMFDFVLIIISLLLAGFAPNIESLMIASFLIGATSVIPQLLVPMAAHLAKPEERGRTVGFVMSGLLIGILLSRTVSGFVGEHWGWRAMFFIATAIMFALWGILFLLLPEVQPSYKGNYKSLMVSLVHLIRTEPLLRLASARGALCYATFGAFWTTLVFLLEEPQFNAGSDVAGAFGLIGAFGALAASYMGKLTDKRDAFQITTITIALIVLSYIVFGLSSRSIAGLVVGVILMDLGVQATHIANQTLIFALLPEARNRLNTVYMFTYFMGGAAGTYLASHAWHVWKWNGVVAVGLSFSVLALLIHTRFLKRNREIRAIPTVNTDETTLN, from the coding sequence ATGAAAGAACTTGCACACAATAAAACCTCAGAACCTTCGCTTTCAAAGCTAAACCTGTGGGTGATGGCTATTGCAACGGGTGTTGTGGTAGCAAACCTTTACTACAACCAGCCATTGCTTGGTAAGATTTCTGCTGAGTTTGGCGTTACGGAGGCTAAAGCCGGGGCCATTTCTATGCTGACACAGATCGGCTACGCAACCGGTATGTTGTTTATCATTCCTTTGGGAGATATGCTTCGGAGAAAAAGGCTAATCATGTTCGATTTTGTGCTCATCATTATATCGTTACTGCTGGCTGGCTTTGCGCCGAATATAGAATCGCTGATGATTGCCAGCTTCTTGATCGGAGCTACTTCTGTTATACCTCAGCTCCTGGTGCCTATGGCGGCACACCTGGCTAAGCCGGAAGAACGCGGAAGAACAGTCGGCTTTGTGATGAGTGGCCTGTTAATAGGCATTCTACTTTCGAGAACTGTAAGCGGTTTTGTAGGCGAACACTGGGGCTGGCGAGCCATGTTTTTTATAGCCACTGCCATTATGTTTGCCCTTTGGGGTATCTTGTTTTTGCTGCTGCCAGAGGTACAGCCTTCCTACAAAGGCAACTATAAAAGCCTGATGGTATCGCTGGTGCACCTCATCCGTACAGAACCTTTATTGCGCCTGGCATCGGCACGTGGGGCTCTTTGCTACGCCACCTTCGGGGCCTTCTGGACAACACTGGTTTTTCTTTTGGAAGAGCCACAGTTTAATGCAGGAAGTGATGTTGCAGGAGCTTTCGGTCTGATAGGTGCATTTGGCGCGCTGGCCGCTTCGTACATGGGCAAACTAACCGATAAACGGGATGCTTTTCAGATTACCACTATCACCATTGCACTCATTGTACTTTCGTATATCGTGTTTGGCCTTTCCAGCCGCAGTATAGCCGGACTGGTAGTAGGAGTGATCCTGATGGACCTGGGAGTACAGGCAACGCATATTGCCAACCAGACGCTTATTTTTGCTTTACTGCCAGAGGCACGTAATCGGCTGAATACCGTGTATATGTTTACATATTTTATGGGTGGTGCGGCAGGTACTTACCTGGCCAGCCATGCCTGGCATGTGTGGAAATGGAATGGTGTAGTTGCTGTTGGCTTAAGTTTTTCTGTTCTTGCGCTTCTCATTCACACCCGGTTTTTAAAGCGTAACCGTGAAATCAGGGCTATTCCAACCGTAAACACAGACGAAACCACCCTTAACTAA
- a CDS encoding oxidoreductase: MKKDIQVGLIGFGMAGRVFHAPFIANVAGLKLRKIRETKQANIHIANTYYPEAEIVGDSKAILQDPEIDLVVVASPNATHYSLAKEALEAGKHVLVDKPFTVTSAEARELIQLAEQQQKVLTVFQNRRWDSDFKTVKKIVENQLLGNLVEYEAHFDRFRNFIKEDTWKEEDHPGSGILYDLGAHLIDQSLYLFGKPEAVTADLRAQRQGSSIIDHFDLTLHYPQLKVILKAGMLVKETGPHFRLLGDQGSFTKYGMDVQEEALKANQHPKGNSAWGIEPENLWGSLQTTFNGLQFRGKIESETGDYTALYQNVYNAILGEEELVVKPEQAQTTIQVIEAAYQSHQERRTVFLNAVEQ, encoded by the coding sequence ATGAAAAAAGACATCCAGGTAGGATTAATAGGTTTCGGCATGGCAGGACGTGTGTTTCATGCGCCATTCATTGCCAATGTTGCCGGGTTAAAGCTCAGAAAAATAAGGGAAACTAAGCAGGCTAATATACATATAGCTAATACTTATTACCCGGAAGCTGAGATTGTCGGAGATTCCAAAGCTATTTTACAGGATCCTGAAATTGATCTTGTGGTGGTGGCCTCTCCAAATGCCACGCACTACAGTTTAGCCAAAGAGGCTTTAGAAGCCGGAAAGCATGTACTCGTAGATAAGCCTTTTACCGTTACCTCTGCCGAAGCGCGGGAGTTGATTCAGCTGGCTGAACAGCAACAAAAGGTGCTCACGGTTTTCCAGAACAGAAGATGGGACAGCGACTTTAAAACTGTAAAGAAAATAGTGGAAAACCAGTTGCTGGGAAACCTGGTAGAGTACGAAGCACATTTCGACCGTTTCCGTAACTTTATAAAAGAAGATACCTGGAAAGAAGAGGATCATCCCGGCTCCGGTATTTTATATGATCTGGGGGCGCACCTGATCGACCAGTCGTTATACCTGTTTGGAAAGCCCGAAGCCGTTACAGCGGATCTGCGGGCCCAGCGCCAGGGCTCCAGTATCATCGATCATTTTGATCTGACCTTACACTACCCGCAACTAAAGGTTATTTTGAAAGCCGGCATGCTGGTTAAGGAAACCGGACCCCACTTCAGGCTGCTGGGCGATCAGGGCTCCTTTACCAAATATGGGATGGATGTGCAGGAAGAGGCATTGAAAGCTAATCAGCATCCAAAAGGAAACTCAGCCTGGGGAATAGAACCTGAAAACCTCTGGGGCAGCCTTCAAACCACCTTCAATGGATTGCAGTTCAGAGGTAAAATAGAAAGCGAAACAGGAGATTATACGGCCCTTTATCAAAATGTATATAATGCTATTCTGGGTGAAGAAGAACTTGTGGTGAAACCGGAGCAGGCCCAAACTACCATTCAGGTTATAGAAGCTGCATACCAAAGCCACCAGGAAAGGCGGACCGTTTTTCTGAACGCTGTGGAGCAGTAG
- the pncA gene encoding bifunctional nicotinamidase/pyrazinamidase: MKALLLIDIQNDFIPGGALAVPEGDQIIPIANKLQEKFDLVVATQDWHPSNHKSFASQHPGHVTFDVVDLNGLEQVLWPDHCVQATGGADFSPELEVQKIEAIFRKGTNPAIDSYSGFYDNGHLKATGLADYLRGKQVTELYLAGLAGDYCVYFSAKDAISEGFKTYLVEDATLPINHEQFAAAKEDIRNRGGNIVKSTAIF; the protein is encoded by the coding sequence ATGAAAGCTTTACTGCTGATTGATATTCAAAACGACTTTATACCCGGGGGAGCTCTGGCTGTTCCGGAGGGTGATCAGATTATACCCATTGCCAACAAACTGCAGGAAAAATTTGACCTGGTTGTGGCTACGCAGGACTGGCACCCAAGCAACCACAAAAGCTTTGCTTCACAGCATCCGGGGCATGTCACTTTTGATGTAGTTGACCTGAACGGGCTGGAGCAGGTGCTGTGGCCCGACCATTGTGTGCAGGCAACAGGGGGAGCTGACTTTTCTCCTGAGCTGGAGGTACAGAAGATAGAGGCGATTTTCAGAAAAGGAACCAACCCAGCGATAGACAGCTACAGTGGCTTTTATGACAACGGGCATTTAAAAGCAACAGGTCTGGCCGATTACCTGAGAGGCAAACAGGTAACAGAGCTATACCTGGCTGGTCTGGCAGGCGATTACTGCGTTTACTTTTCAGCGAAGGATGCTATATCAGAAGGATTCAAAACCTATCTGGTAGAAGATGCAACCCTCCCAATTAACCATGAGCAGTTTGCGGCTGCCAAAGAAGATATCAGGAATAGGGGAGGGAATATCGTTAAAAGTACAGCTATTTTTTAG